One segment of Asaia bogorensis NBRC 16594 DNA contains the following:
- a CDS encoding discoidin domain-containing protein, which produces MNGISEIAAITASSQASHHGEGGFQSGRQWFPWYQIDLAKQMRIEGLALKGLQGDERQPPLFSVLVSDDGLRWLPLWTQALHEPDNARDFDIRFSRVFAAQHVRIRADAYGQLSFNSLNLMAASTTGDELSLGDTFSMIERQAADTRVVFSTLFNESDAFLGRYIDNFLAFTPENVCLALNFPTGREIPASLARISPRVHIFNGQTKREKWGHTLMIGHIEAYEEARSVFPDFRYFATMASNGLLVRHFDVAAAIMQLPLASPVPVACERAYELDQDVDPINPTYHGTWMWHHLRNSEGLGQYLKNQINLDRISVTQIEGLFARREDWELVQERRSLITELEKFSSFENFMALEELLPTSIFNQFGSGEYTHICRVLWSGTRETTVDDLIDVVPRLPAHIAAMKWFDRAPIAQSTMAVTTDWGRALLYRAHDEHPSLARFQETTLISTLLARVSQAERFGPLTDKWWNSEARGRRGFRWSMRDIRCERQQIFPEIPELCPSRVAPAILFMEATSQLVSISIAMHETGDGETTLRLSCSAVSQDGAPVSGIHLQGYLYLTGMQGSSVFRMTMRQDRCVPPDILSRTVFYDEFGYTVDYADRLERTHDTERHYFVREARGEGLQVWIGLPVFCNATAEVSLAVGPDFETGRQELS; this is translated from the coding sequence ATGAACGGTATATCTGAAATCGCCGCCATAACCGCGAGTTCACAGGCCTCGCATCATGGTGAGGGTGGCTTCCAGTCCGGGAGACAATGGTTCCCCTGGTATCAGATCGACCTTGCAAAGCAGATGCGCATCGAAGGCCTTGCCCTGAAAGGTTTGCAGGGTGACGAACGTCAGCCGCCCCTGTTCTCCGTGCTGGTTTCGGACGATGGGCTGCGCTGGCTGCCGTTGTGGACGCAGGCACTCCATGAACCGGACAATGCCCGTGACTTCGACATCCGATTTTCCCGGGTGTTCGCTGCACAACATGTCAGGATCCGGGCAGACGCCTACGGACAACTCTCCTTTAACAGCCTGAATCTGATGGCCGCCTCGACGACGGGAGATGAACTGTCTCTTGGCGACACGTTCTCCATGATCGAACGGCAGGCCGCCGATACGCGGGTCGTTTTCTCTACCTTGTTCAATGAGTCAGATGCCTTTCTGGGGCGCTATATCGATAATTTTCTCGCGTTCACGCCTGAAAATGTCTGTCTGGCGCTGAATTTCCCGACTGGCAGAGAGATTCCAGCAAGTCTCGCTCGCATAAGTCCGCGTGTGCATATCTTCAACGGACAGACGAAGCGTGAAAAATGGGGCCACACGCTCATGATCGGCCACATCGAGGCTTATGAAGAGGCGCGATCGGTCTTTCCGGATTTCCGCTACTTCGCAACAATGGCCTCAAATGGCTTGCTGGTACGCCATTTCGATGTTGCCGCAGCTATCATGCAATTGCCGCTCGCATCGCCCGTTCCCGTCGCCTGCGAACGCGCCTATGAACTGGACCAGGACGTTGATCCCATAAACCCTACTTATCATGGAACATGGATGTGGCATCATCTGAGAAACAGCGAAGGCCTGGGACAGTATCTCAAAAACCAGATCAACCTTGACCGTATCTCAGTGACTCAAATCGAGGGGCTTTTCGCACGGCGCGAAGACTGGGAATTGGTCCAGGAGCGTCGGAGTCTCATCACCGAACTCGAGAAATTCTCGTCGTTCGAGAATTTCATGGCACTCGAGGAACTGCTTCCCACGTCGATTTTCAATCAGTTCGGCAGCGGTGAATATACGCACATCTGTCGCGTCCTCTGGTCAGGCACCAGGGAAACAACAGTAGATGATCTGATCGACGTGGTGCCTCGCCTTCCGGCTCACATTGCCGCCATGAAATGGTTTGATCGCGCGCCAATCGCGCAGTCAACAATGGCAGTCACGACTGACTGGGGCCGCGCCCTGCTCTACCGAGCCCATGACGAACATCCGTCCTTGGCGCGGTTTCAGGAGACGACGCTCATATCGACGCTCCTTGCGCGCGTCAGCCAAGCTGAGCGCTTCGGTCCCCTGACCGACAAATGGTGGAACAGCGAAGCCAGAGGTCGACGCGGGTTCAGGTGGTCGATGCGCGACATCAGATGTGAGCGACAACAGATCTTTCCTGAAATTCCCGAGCTTTGTCCCTCACGTGTGGCTCCCGCAATCCTGTTCATGGAGGCGACAAGTCAGCTCGTTTCGATCTCCATAGCCATGCATGAAACAGGTGACGGTGAAACCACACTTCGTCTGTCATGCAGCGCTGTCTCGCAAGACGGCGCGCCGGTGTCAGGGATCCATTTGCAGGGGTATCTCTATCTCACCGGTATGCAGGGAAGCTCGGTCTTCCGAATGACCATGCGCCAGGATCGATGCGTGCCGCCTGATATCTTGTCGCGAACGGTGTTTTATGACGAATTCGGCTATACTGTTGATTACGCCGATCGACTTGAGCGCACTCACGATACTGAGCGCCATTACTTCGTTCGGGAGGCCCGCGGAGAAGGATTGCAGGTCTGGATAGGGTTGCCTGTGTTCTGCAATGCCACCGCCGAAGTGTCTCTGGCGGTCGGCCCCGATTTCGAAACCGGTCGTCAAGAGCTGAGCTAA
- a CDS encoding glycoside hydrolase family 32 protein codes for MPSGHVVTANSIPDCDVAGPGRRFFMGGMVLLIAGGGLGRAFAAQRFPPDHMIATDPFRPISHFTAQRGWMNDPCGPIFADGVYRLFYQWNPEAAIWDNMHWGHATSPDLVNWTYQPVALSPQRDGPDRDGVFTGDVVLDGDRAVAIYTGFRFNRMPPQIQCMAVSDRAMTHWRQHREPLLASGPDHLNIGGFRDPKLWREGQTWVMLVGSKIEGVGGVVFRYESVDLAKWTFIRVFYGPSDLHGGDDVLECPDFFDLGSCHALIFSINSVVHIVTGQYEHGHFTPARQDVLGYGGFYAARSFSDAHGRRTVFGWLPEKPWQAGEAAARGWSGVMSYPRVLTADKQGRVSSRIHPSMETLIGEEMFNGTLTRAVSVDGPQVRIRVQFPALSSGSIVFAHTDRYLHLDYDPVAAPGELSCNEDRAPLEKSSHAGLDIYVDGSVIEIYTSTGTVLNARAYGNPSRPFTLSGTGCFADAACEINALLPATFRFAE; via the coding sequence GTGCCTTCGGGGCACGTCGTTACTGCCAACTCTATTCCCGATTGTGATGTCGCAGGACCTGGTCGCCGCTTTTTCATGGGGGGTATGGTGCTTCTGATCGCTGGCGGTGGCCTCGGCCGGGCTTTCGCTGCCCAGCGTTTTCCGCCTGACCACATGATCGCCACCGATCCCTTCCGTCCGATCAGCCACTTCACGGCGCAGAGAGGCTGGATGAACGATCCCTGCGGCCCGATCTTTGCCGATGGTGTGTATCGTCTGTTCTACCAGTGGAACCCGGAGGCGGCCATCTGGGACAATATGCACTGGGGCCACGCCACAAGCCCTGATCTGGTCAACTGGACCTATCAGCCCGTCGCGCTCTCTCCCCAGCGCGACGGGCCTGATCGTGATGGCGTGTTTACAGGCGATGTTGTGCTTGATGGGGATCGCGCTGTCGCGATCTACACCGGCTTTCGTTTCAACCGTATGCCTCCCCAGATCCAGTGCATGGCTGTTTCAGATCGTGCGATGACCCATTGGCGTCAGCATCGCGAACCTCTTCTGGCCAGTGGGCCGGATCATCTCAATATCGGCGGCTTTCGCGATCCCAAGCTTTGGCGTGAGGGGCAGACCTGGGTCATGCTGGTCGGCAGCAAGATCGAAGGTGTGGGCGGGGTTGTTTTCCGTTATGAGAGCGTGGACCTGGCAAAATGGACGTTCATCCGCGTTTTCTATGGGCCTTCTGACCTGCACGGTGGCGATGATGTGCTGGAATGCCCGGATTTCTTCGACCTCGGTTCGTGCCACGCCCTCATTTTTTCTATCAATTCAGTCGTGCACATCGTTACGGGGCAGTATGAGCACGGGCATTTCACGCCAGCCAGACAGGATGTGCTCGGCTATGGCGGGTTTTACGCCGCGCGCAGTTTCAGTGATGCGCATGGTCGTCGCACAGTGTTTGGATGGTTGCCTGAAAAGCCCTGGCAGGCTGGCGAAGCTGCGGCACGTGGCTGGAGTGGCGTCATGTCCTACCCCCGTGTGTTGACTGCAGACAAGCAGGGCAGGGTCTCTTCCAGAATCCATCCGTCAATGGAGACCCTGATTGGCGAAGAAATGTTCAACGGTACGCTGACCCGGGCGGTTAGCGTCGATGGACCTCAGGTCAGGATACGGGTGCAGTTTCCTGCCCTGAGCAGTGGGAGCATCGTGTTTGCCCACACGGATCGCTATCTGCATCTCGATTACGATCCGGTAGCTGCGCCGGGCGAACTTTCCTGCAACGAGGATCGTGCGCCTCTCGAGAAGTCGTCTCATGCAGGGCTGGATATTTACGTCGATGGAAGTGTGATCGAGATCTATACCTCGACTGGCACTGTGCTGAACGCCAGGGCATATGGCAATCCTAGTCGACCATTCACGCTTTCAGGTACCGGATGTTTCGCGGATGCCGCCTGCGAAATCAATGCGCTCCTGCCGGCTACATTCCGTTTTGCCGAGTAA
- a CDS encoding endonuclease/exonuclease/phosphatase family protein has product MTFWAILASRSDYARLCFLAVWTFIRTASAAPGIPVKLGTWNLDWLTLLPASSPLLPDDAPQRTAQDWQALRDYASRLDTDILAVQEVSDEAALRRLFPSPGYTIALTHAPIAQNLGLVLRAPWKVVISTELRDFDRSSIHGGHALRPGLDARIFDGRTSLRLLIVHLKSGCWDRLWTEAAHACPILREQVGFIANWVEEREDEGEPYIVLGDFNRRLTPTDPYYRQMVSPHDPLLVTAGMASPCEGGTYFIDHIILGGAARSWLLPGSLSVMTFRDTLPLTLSDHCPVSVRLTLPNTPPPEK; this is encoded by the coding sequence GTGACGTTCTGGGCGATCTTGGCGTCAAGGTCTGATTACGCCCGACTTTGCTTTCTGGCTGTCTGGACCTTTATCCGGACAGCCAGTGCGGCGCCCGGTATACCAGTCAAGCTCGGCACCTGGAATCTTGACTGGCTAACCCTTCTTCCAGCGTCGAGCCCCCTTCTACCAGACGATGCCCCCCAACGTACGGCGCAAGACTGGCAAGCCCTGCGCGATTATGCCAGCCGTCTGGACACCGATATTCTTGCCGTGCAGGAAGTCAGTGACGAAGCCGCACTTCGGCGGCTCTTTCCTTCCCCCGGCTATACGATCGCACTGACACATGCGCCGATTGCCCAGAATCTCGGCCTTGTCCTGCGTGCGCCATGGAAAGTCGTCATTAGCACCGAACTGCGCGACTTCGACCGCTCCTCAATCCACGGTGGCCACGCCCTGCGTCCCGGTCTCGACGCACGTATTTTTGATGGGCGCACGAGCCTGCGACTGTTGATCGTTCATTTGAAATCTGGGTGTTGGGACCGTCTATGGACGGAGGCCGCCCATGCCTGCCCGATCCTGCGCGAACAGGTGGGGTTCATCGCCAACTGGGTGGAAGAACGTGAAGACGAGGGCGAACCCTATATCGTCCTCGGTGACTTCAATCGGCGTCTGACCCCTACCGACCCGTATTATCGCCAGATGGTCTCTCCTCATGACCCGCTTCTTGTCACGGCGGGAATGGCAAGCCCTTGTGAGGGGGGGACCTACTTTATCGATCACATCATATTGGGCGGGGCCGCCCGCTCATGGCTACTCCCCGGCAGTCTGAGCGTCATGACCTTTCGCGATACGCTCCCCCTTACCCTCTCCGACCATTGTCCGGTTTCGGTCAGACTGACCTTGCCGAACACGCCTCCACCGGAAAAGTAA